A single region of the Sulfitobacter geojensis genome encodes:
- a CDS encoding alpha-ketoglutarate-dependent dioxygenase AlkB family protein: MTELTLRGFIIHKGLLEVADQRAVVEAVRGVVKSAPLFRPDTPYGKKMSVRMTAAGRYGWLSGRTGYRYVPTHPNGTQWPPIPSNILDIWDRVTGLARKPECCLINYYAPDARMGMHQDKDEADFQWPVVSVSLGDDALFRIGNTSRGGKTESIWLQSGDVVVMGGAARLAYHGVDRLRAGSSSLLPKGGRINLTLRVVD, from the coding sequence ATGACCGAATTAACGCTGCGTGGCTTCATTATTCATAAAGGATTGCTTGAGGTTGCCGATCAGCGCGCTGTCGTAGAAGCGGTGCGCGGGGTGGTGAAGTCGGCACCGCTTTTCCGTCCTGATACACCTTATGGCAAGAAGATGTCGGTTCGGATGACGGCGGCGGGTCGCTATGGCTGGCTTTCTGGTCGAACGGGATATCGTTATGTCCCAACGCATCCCAATGGCACGCAGTGGCCCCCAATTCCGTCAAATATTCTGGACATCTGGGACCGTGTGACCGGGCTTGCCCGCAAACCGGAATGTTGTTTGATTAACTATTATGCACCGGATGCCCGAATGGGGATGCATCAGGACAAGGACGAGGCGGATTTCCAGTGGCCTGTTGTCTCCGTCTCGCTTGGCGATGATGCGTTGTTTCGGATCGGGAATACATCGCGCGGTGGCAAGACGGAGTCGATCTGGCTGCAATCGGGGGATGTTGTGGTGATGGGCGGTGCCGCGCGGCTGGCCTATCACGGCGTCGACAGGTTGCGCGCCGGTTCGTCAAGCCTGTTGCCCAAGGGCGGGCGGATCAACCTGACCCTGCGCGTTGTGGATTAA